One Natrinema marinum genomic window carries:
- a CDS encoding AI-2E family transporter → MNDELVTATNDMAWAILTAHVLVAFVQGDLAGVALFVTGVPEIALLTGAMMALAFIIWELTSVAVTDDYLRAMVIDRGSDLHSAVIFVGILGGSSLLGPIGLSVGPLLIGFALTAIEVLGDQYGVIKRPAT, encoded by the coding sequence GTGAACGACGAACTGGTGACCGCGACGAACGACATGGCGTGGGCGATTCTCACGGCTCACGTCCTCGTCGCGTTCGTGCAGGGGGACCTCGCGGGCGTCGCCCTTTTCGTGACCGGCGTGCCCGAGATTGCCCTGCTGACGGGAGCGATGATGGCCCTAGCGTTCATCATCTGGGAGCTCACGTCCGTCGCCGTGACCGACGACTATCTGCGAGCGATGGTGATCGATCGCGGCTCGGACCTCCACTCGGCGGTCATCTTCGTCGGTATTCTGGGCGGCTCTTCCCTCCTCGGTCCGATCGGCCTGTCCGTCGGCCCGCTGCTCATCGGATTCGCGCTGACGGCGATCGAGGTACTCGGTGACCAGTACGGCGTGATCAAGCGACCGGCGACGTAA
- a CDS encoding AI-2E family transporter, with product MDARTAVFALLVCVLGVLAGLVVLPVLEYALAACLLAVVLRPAYERLVPQLGSRVAGLALVGVALVAGVVPLLLVSLVVLRTTASTVASFDGERITAYGRELARTELGLGEDSVAVLETVVRSEIEGAFSSAAELTFARTVGIVSAGIDAAIGAIVFVFLLYYLLVDGPAVVDWLRTVAPLERRVLDGLLDEIHTVTWAVLRSHVFVAVVQGVLGGVGLALLGVPYATTLAVILVLVSFLPTVGVWLVWGPVTVAHATASGLVRGSLLLGYGIVVLAVVDNYLRALLVDRGSGLHPAVALVGVIGGIYLFGVLGLFVGPVVFASFKAVLTVANDLKGAPPENDPDPAAVDREATLVETER from the coding sequence ATGGACGCGCGGACGGCGGTTTTCGCCCTCCTCGTCTGCGTACTCGGCGTGCTCGCCGGACTGGTCGTCCTGCCGGTGCTCGAGTACGCCCTGGCGGCGTGCCTGCTCGCGGTCGTCCTCCGACCGGCCTACGAGCGCCTGGTCCCCCAACTCGGCTCGCGGGTCGCCGGCCTCGCGCTGGTCGGGGTCGCGCTCGTCGCTGGCGTTGTTCCGCTGTTGCTCGTGTCGCTGGTCGTGCTCCGGACGACGGCCTCGACCGTCGCGTCGTTCGACGGCGAGCGGATCACCGCGTACGGCCGCGAACTCGCGCGGACCGAACTCGGGCTGGGCGAGGACTCCGTCGCCGTCCTCGAGACCGTCGTGCGGTCGGAAATCGAGGGCGCGTTCTCGAGCGCCGCCGAACTGACGTTCGCTCGGACCGTCGGCATCGTGTCGGCGGGTATCGACGCGGCGATCGGCGCGATCGTCTTCGTCTTCTTGCTGTACTACCTGCTCGTCGACGGGCCGGCCGTCGTCGACTGGCTCCGAACGGTCGCGCCGCTCGAGCGTCGCGTGCTCGACGGGTTGCTCGACGAGATTCACACCGTCACCTGGGCGGTCCTCCGCAGCCACGTCTTCGTTGCGGTCGTACAGGGCGTCCTCGGCGGCGTCGGGCTGGCGCTGCTGGGCGTTCCGTACGCGACCACGCTGGCGGTGATCCTCGTCCTCGTCTCGTTTCTCCCCACGGTCGGCGTCTGGCTCGTCTGGGGACCGGTCACGGTCGCACACGCGACCGCGAGCGGACTCGTTCGCGGCTCGCTCCTATTGGGGTACGGGATCGTCGTTCTCGCGGTCGTCGACAACTACCTACGGGCGCTCCTCGTCGATCGAGGCTCCGGTCTCCATCCGGCGGTCGCCCTGGTCGGCGTCATCGGCGGCATCTACCTGTTCGGCGTGCTCGGCCTGTTCGTCGGCCCCGTCGTCTTCGCGAGTTTCAAAGCCGTGCTGACGGTCGCGAACGACCTCAAGGGGGCCCCACCGGAGAACGACCCGGACCCGGCTGCAGTCGATCGGGAGGCGACGCTCGTCGAAACGGAGCGATAG
- a CDS encoding DUF302 domain-containing protein translates to MTLPIDPTQIDPEDYGEHRAVLEMDHEDAIEHTREVFTEVGFGVPAEFSPSELLNEKVDADRDPYYVLGACNPAIADRVLDVTDEMGALFPCNVVIWEEAPGRQVVYHVSIMKIARLLGIAPDDENWQEIVDETGALVTEAYENL, encoded by the coding sequence ATGACGCTGCCCATCGACCCGACGCAGATCGATCCGGAAGACTACGGGGAACACCGCGCGGTTCTCGAGATGGACCACGAGGACGCCATCGAGCACACGCGCGAGGTGTTCACCGAGGTCGGCTTCGGCGTCCCGGCCGAGTTCTCACCGTCTGAGTTGCTCAACGAGAAGGTCGACGCCGACCGCGACCCCTACTACGTCCTGGGCGCCTGCAATCCGGCGATCGCGGATCGAGTGCTCGACGTGACCGACGAGATGGGGGCGCTGTTCCCCTGCAACGTCGTCATCTGGGAGGAAGCACCCGGCCGACAGGTCGTCTACCACGTCTCGATCATGAAGATCGCGCGGCTGCTCGGCATCGCGCCCGACGACGAGAACTGGCAGGAGATCGTCGACGAGACGGGCGCGTTGGTCACTGAGGCATACGAGAACCTCTAA
- a CDS encoding HVO_2753 family zinc finger protein, with the protein MSTTDDRETRSCVSCGLNIAGTNAAAFKCPDCGQQIYRCAKCRKQSNLYECPDCGFTGP; encoded by the coding sequence ATGAGTACGACCGACGACCGAGAGACGCGCTCCTGCGTCTCCTGTGGGCTCAACATCGCGGGTACGAACGCCGCGGCGTTCAAGTGTCCCGACTGCGGCCAGCAGATCTACCGCTGTGCCAAATGCCGCAAGCAGAGCAACCTCTACGAGTGTCCCGACTGCGGATTCACCGGTCCATAA
- a CDS encoding CinA family protein, with amino-acid sequence MRQNDDIDRDLPMDVGDALRDAEETLAVAESCTGGLIGAAITAIPGASDFFDAGLATYAYDAKRRHLGVSREALDEHGAVSEPVAREMARGVRDVADVTWGVSTTGVAGPTGGDEETPVGTVYIGVAYAAPWGSEESYATVSRYEFDGDRAAVRAKTVDQALEDLLAELDSR; translated from the coding sequence ATGCGACAGAACGACGACATCGACCGCGATCTGCCGATGGACGTCGGCGACGCCCTCCGAGACGCCGAGGAGACGCTTGCCGTCGCCGAATCCTGTACCGGTGGGCTGATCGGCGCGGCGATCACCGCGATACCCGGCGCGAGCGACTTCTTCGACGCCGGGCTCGCGACGTACGCCTACGACGCGAAGCGCCGCCACCTCGGGGTCAGCCGCGAGGCGCTGGACGAACACGGCGCGGTCTCCGAACCGGTCGCCCGCGAGATGGCCCGGGGAGTCCGCGATGTCGCGGATGTGACGTGGGGGGTCTCGACGACTGGGGTCGCCGGCCCCACCGGCGGGGACGAAGAGACGCCCGTCGGGACCGTCTATATCGGCGTCGCGTACGCCGCTCCTTGGGGGAGCGAGGAGTCGTACGCGACCGTCTCCCGTTACGAGTTCGACGGCGACCGCGCGGCCGTTCGCGCCAAGACGGTCGATCAGGCCCTCGAGGATCTGCTCGCCGAACTCGACTCGCGCTGA
- a CDS encoding DUF7139 domain-containing protein, protein MTSLTEVYDGTARGVTSRRLYAGTTLVLFGALLAVVAVLIATTDLFGGYAVDLSGDLAAQFATVRAAGVLAGLSVPTILVGVFVVLPAGRRVRAAAVISASLCLFGVALFWHAYPHQWRYGSDQLTLEVSAVYLLGLLAAVWCLFAAVATFKRRNDPGGNLEMNVTRHNQTVLEVEDSNDSYGLGGIGFFGGTPDGDVDTQTNADSSDHRSTPSAGGRTAGSAPGRRIGTATSDGGSATTDISSPLDAGDGRDAEIVESPTERPDAPTDRYCGNCAHFEYVRSSDGMVPYCARHETAMDDMDACEEWTPNRRHR, encoded by the coding sequence ATGACAAGCCTGACGGAGGTCTACGACGGGACCGCTCGGGGGGTGACGAGTCGTCGACTGTACGCGGGAACGACGCTCGTCCTGTTCGGGGCGCTCCTGGCCGTCGTGGCCGTCCTCATCGCGACGACCGACCTCTTCGGCGGCTACGCGGTCGATCTCTCAGGAGATCTGGCCGCCCAGTTCGCGACCGTCCGTGCCGCGGGGGTTTTGGCCGGACTCAGCGTCCCGACCATTCTCGTCGGGGTTTTCGTCGTCCTTCCAGCCGGCCGTCGGGTCCGGGCCGCCGCGGTTATCAGTGCGAGTCTCTGCCTGTTCGGGGTCGCCCTCTTCTGGCACGCTTACCCCCACCAGTGGCGGTACGGCAGCGATCAACTGACCCTCGAGGTCTCCGCGGTCTACCTGCTCGGACTGCTGGCCGCGGTCTGGTGTCTGTTCGCCGCCGTCGCGACGTTCAAGCGGCGCAACGACCCCGGTGGGAACCTCGAGATGAACGTCACTCGCCACAACCAGACCGTCCTTGAGGTCGAGGACTCGAACGACTCGTACGGTCTCGGCGGCATCGGGTTCTTCGGCGGGACCCCCGACGGAGATGTCGACACGCAGACCAACGCGGACTCGAGCGATCACCGCTCCACGCCGTCGGCCGGCGGTCGAACCGCGGGCTCTGCTCCCGGCCGGCGCATCGGCACCGCGACCAGCGACGGCGGTTCCGCCACGACGGACATCTCCTCGCCGCTCGATGCCGGCGACGGTCGCGACGCCGAAATCGTCGAGTCGCCGACCGAGCGACCGGACGCACCCACGGATCGCTACTGTGGCAACTGCGCTCACTTCGAGTACGTCCGCTCCTCGGACGGCATGGTGCCCTACTGTGCCCGTCACGAGACGGCGATGGACGACATGGACGCCTGCGAGGAGTGGACGCCGAACCGTCGACACCGATAA
- a CDS encoding metal-dependent hydrolase, with the protein MNKKGHVLNAVLLSIGLGYLLEPAGDLETFRTIVMIGVPVTLGALFPDVDTAFGRHRKTLHNLPILVGFVAFPYVFGNLEYVWIGVLTHYILDVAGSKRGIALFYPVWKKEFGLPIGVAVSSKRADLMMVVVTGGELLLAGMIALEFPQRGFELGRQLLGI; encoded by the coding sequence ATGAACAAGAAGGGACACGTGCTGAATGCCGTTCTGTTGAGCATCGGGCTTGGCTATCTGCTCGAGCCGGCGGGAGATCTCGAGACGTTCAGGACGATCGTCATGATCGGCGTGCCCGTCACGCTGGGTGCGCTCTTTCCCGACGTCGACACGGCGTTCGGAAGACACCGGAAGACGCTGCACAACCTCCCGATTCTGGTCGGCTTCGTCGCGTTCCCGTACGTCTTCGGAAACCTCGAGTACGTCTGGATCGGCGTGTTGACCCACTACATCCTCGATGTCGCGGGGAGCAAGCGCGGGATCGCGCTCTTCTATCCGGTCTGGAAGAAGGAGTTCGGGCTGCCGATCGGGGTCGCGGTCAGCAGTAAACGCGCCGACCTCATGATGGTGGTCGTCACGGGCGGGGAGTTGCTGCTCGCCGGCATGATCGCACTCGAGTTTCCACAGCGGGGCTTCGAGCTCGGCCGGCAATTACTCGGCATCTGA
- a CDS encoding S8 family serine peptidase, producing the protein MARETIRWVVKSSGGTVRCNSDVELLNISNYSNCFIYSTKGLARTSMEGIGRVSRRSVIKGIASGSAIGGSIGTVSASDRTVPDDNEVYIVLGGGPGLRSRLASVGFEVLHELADGAVFIVRGPKAKRDELRSMATVTDAVANETYVFDDIEQSEGQEVRGDDPLAEKQWNQQLVRADVAHERATGEGTTIAVIDSGVSFDHPDLAPRIDTERSRLVRNAHVHSGTDRVRTATKPGQILKPTEQIRRPVAADVDGHGSHVAGIAVAPRNDSGIIGMAPDASVVSLRTMYFDPVYSYGGTTYSQLIGTLADMLIAIDYAADIGVDVINASIRGIRPNDSRAYAAVRRVVQYAMQRGVVVVAAAGNRGVNVDRESAYVLPAETPGTVTVAATGPSDKRSFYSNYGNGTVDVAAPGGGYETRAKTWTTDSEVVEYPSPTNYVLSTVPESIYGKRYLYKPGTSMAAPQVAGLACLLRELAPGLHPRRVRQAIAQGAVDLSGDYTDGLGTGRIDAPAAIKRISDRL; encoded by the coding sequence ATGGCTCGAGAAACGATCCGGTGGGTTGTCAAATCGTCGGGAGGCACGGTTCGCTGTAATTCTGATGTAGAGTTATTAAATATATCTAATTATAGTAATTGTTTTATTTATTCAACCAAGGGTTTAGCAAGGACATCAATGGAAGGAATCGGAAGAGTCTCGAGACGGTCGGTGATCAAAGGAATCGCCAGCGGCAGTGCCATCGGTGGAAGTATCGGGACCGTCAGTGCGAGCGATCGTACGGTACCGGATGACAACGAGGTTTATATCGTCCTCGGCGGTGGTCCCGGACTCCGTTCGCGACTCGCGAGCGTCGGGTTCGAAGTACTCCACGAACTGGCAGACGGGGCGGTCTTCATCGTTCGAGGACCGAAAGCGAAGCGCGACGAACTTCGATCGATGGCGACCGTTACGGACGCCGTCGCGAACGAAACGTACGTCTTCGATGACATCGAACAGAGCGAAGGCCAGGAGGTACGGGGAGACGACCCGCTAGCCGAGAAACAGTGGAACCAGCAACTCGTTCGGGCGGACGTAGCACACGAGCGAGCGACGGGTGAGGGAACGACGATTGCGGTCATTGACTCCGGCGTCAGTTTCGACCATCCGGATCTAGCGCCCCGGATCGACACCGAGCGAAGTCGACTCGTTCGGAACGCGCACGTACACAGTGGAACCGATCGAGTACGAACGGCAACGAAACCCGGACAGATACTGAAGCCGACCGAGCAGATCAGACGGCCCGTCGCCGCCGACGTCGATGGACACGGATCCCACGTCGCCGGTATCGCCGTTGCACCGCGTAACGACTCCGGAATCATCGGAATGGCTCCGGATGCATCGGTCGTTTCGCTACGGACGATGTATTTCGATCCCGTCTACTCCTACGGCGGGACTACCTATAGCCAACTGATCGGAACGCTGGCGGACATGCTCATCGCGATCGATTACGCCGCCGACATCGGCGTTGACGTGATAAACGCTAGCATCCGAGGAATCCGACCGAACGACAGCCGTGCGTACGCTGCGGTCCGCCGCGTCGTACAGTACGCAATGCAGCGAGGGGTCGTGGTCGTGGCCGCTGCCGGTAACAGAGGTGTTAATGTCGATCGAGAGTCCGCATATGTTCTCCCAGCGGAAACCCCCGGAACGGTCACCGTCGCAGCGACCGGGCCGTCCGATAAACGCAGTTTCTACTCGAATTACGGGAACGGAACGGTTGATGTCGCTGCCCCCGGGGGCGGTTACGAGACACGAGCGAAAACGTGGACGACAGATTCGGAGGTTGTCGAGTATCCGTCGCCGACGAACTACGTCCTCTCGACGGTTCCCGAATCGATCTACGGGAAACGGTACCTGTACAAACCCGGAACGTCCATGGCAGCACCACAGGTCGCGGGACTCGCCTGTCTACTCCGTGAACTCGCGCCCGGTCTCCACCCGCGACGCGTGCGACAAGCGATCGCACAGGGCGCAGTCGACCTTTCGGGAGACTATACCGACGGCCTCGGAACCGGTCGAATTGACGCACCAGCTGCGATAAAACGGATTTCCGACCGGCTCTAG
- a CDS encoding elongation factor 1-beta, producing MGKVAAKIKVMPDSPDIDLDALQERLESALPEGAKINGVERDEVAFGLVALYPTVIVPDGAGGTETVEENFADVDGVESVGVENVGRI from the coding sequence ATGGGAAAAGTCGCTGCCAAAATCAAGGTCATGCCGGACAGCCCCGATATCGACCTCGACGCGCTCCAAGAGCGCCTCGAGAGCGCCCTCCCCGAGGGCGCGAAGATCAACGGCGTCGAACGCGACGAGGTCGCGTTCGGGCTCGTCGCCCTCTACCCGACCGTGATCGTCCCCGACGGCGCGGGCGGGACGGAGACCGTCGAGGAGAACTTCGCTGATGTCGACGGTGTCGAAAGCGTCGGCGTCGAGAACGTCGGCCGGATCTAA
- a CDS encoding HalOD1 output domain-containing protein, with the protein MGKELFRGRYVWSSTTPTVAIVNAIAGIENVESTELPATLDTHLYDHVDPEALDTLVTTSSDPELSFVVDDYRVEIDGNQLSITPDADR; encoded by the coding sequence ATGGGGAAGGAACTATTCCGTGGCCGATACGTCTGGTCGAGTACGACGCCGACGGTCGCCATCGTCAACGCGATCGCCGGCATCGAAAACGTCGAATCGACCGAGCTCCCGGCAACACTCGACACGCACCTGTACGATCACGTGGATCCGGAAGCGCTCGATACACTCGTCACGACCAGTTCGGATCCCGAACTGTCCTTCGTCGTCGACGACTACCGCGTCGAAATCGACGGGAATCAGCTCTCGATCACGCCCGACGCGGATCGATAA
- a CDS encoding CPBP family glutamic-type intramembrane protease, with translation MASESDHRDSSWYRRLPGLTWVQKSLLVGAVIALVWTQLVPTEFNRRVVIDIVLLIAGPLALGLSHGRRIGWRVDRLALRNTVLLALFVLPFYLVGSTFPTIRAFYPIWETSAAPSAFVPHAIKLMVLALAAETYYRGLLCVGVREIGFGAVFISPVVYMLHHSGKPPVEFLLSGPTDVLFGAVDYKSDSILPSVLAHGGGLVLLDWLVLHEPLFDPTRLLRYLEWLPIPL, from the coding sequence GTGGCCTCCGAGTCGGATCACCGCGACAGCAGCTGGTATCGACGCCTGCCGGGACTGACCTGGGTACAGAAGTCGTTACTCGTCGGGGCCGTCATCGCGCTGGTCTGGACCCAGCTCGTCCCGACCGAGTTCAACCGGCGAGTCGTCATCGATATCGTGCTGTTGATCGCCGGCCCGCTCGCGCTGGGACTCTCCCACGGCCGGCGCATCGGCTGGCGCGTCGATCGGCTCGCGCTTCGGAATACGGTCTTGCTCGCGCTGTTCGTGCTCCCGTTCTATCTCGTCGGCTCGACGTTCCCGACGATCCGCGCGTTCTATCCGATTTGGGAGACTTCCGCTGCGCCGAGCGCGTTCGTTCCGCACGCGATCAAACTCATGGTGCTCGCACTGGCCGCGGAGACCTACTACCGCGGGCTGCTCTGCGTCGGCGTCCGAGAGATCGGCTTCGGCGCGGTCTTCATCAGCCCAGTCGTCTACATGCTCCACCACTCCGGGAAGCCGCCGGTCGAGTTCCTGCTGTCGGGACCGACGGATGTCCTCTTCGGCGCCGTCGACTACAAATCGGATTCCATTCTGCCGTCGGTGCTGGCCCACGGCGGCGGCCTCGTCCTCCTCGACTGGCTGGTGTTACACGAGCCGCTGTTCGATCCGACGCGACTGCTGCGATATCTGGAGTGGCTCCCAATACCGTTATAG
- a CDS encoding pyridoxal phosphate-dependent aminotransferase has translation MNYETPLFFRVMEYADAADRDVVDMVSGNPDWEPPEALREGLREYADLEPDRFQYPPSEGLLELREEIAARRGVDAEQVVVTNGTGEANYLAMARALERDRGDEVLLTDPVYPYYPGKTTMLRGRQSYVETDESGQLDPEAVRAAASAETAAIVVNTPNNPTGTVYAAETMRELVAIAEEYDAILISDEVYDHYDLSGRFASALETESAHRVVTNAFSKSMAITGVRVGYAIFPSELVDAAKSRHMLVNVATTRPGQYAVLKALRETPPEYHERNRQRLRERVATFTDALEAAGAEYTTPSGSFYVMARFDGYPGTLENVERLIDEAGVAGMPGEAFGDSRADWLRFALVTPRVEEAAERLAAFFD, from the coding sequence ATGAACTACGAGACGCCGCTGTTCTTCCGCGTCATGGAGTACGCGGACGCGGCGGACCGCGACGTCGTCGACATGGTCAGCGGCAACCCCGACTGGGAGCCGCCCGAGGCGCTGCGGGAGGGCCTGCGCGAGTACGCCGACCTCGAGCCGGATCGCTTCCAGTATCCGCCAAGCGAGGGGCTGCTCGAGTTGCGAGAGGAGATCGCCGCCCGCCGCGGCGTCGACGCCGAGCAGGTCGTGGTCACGAACGGCACGGGCGAAGCGAACTACCTCGCGATGGCGCGGGCGTTAGAGCGCGACCGCGGCGACGAGGTCCTGCTGACCGATCCCGTCTACCCCTACTATCCGGGGAAGACGACGATGCTGCGCGGCAGGCAGTCGTACGTCGAGACGGACGAAAGCGGGCAACTCGATCCCGAGGCCGTCCGCGCGGCCGCCAGCGCGGAGACAGCCGCGATCGTGGTGAACACGCCGAACAACCCCACGGGAACGGTTTACGCCGCCGAGACGATGCGGGAACTCGTGGCCATCGCCGAGGAGTACGACGCCATCCTGATCAGCGACGAGGTGTACGACCACTACGACCTCTCCGGGCGGTTCGCGAGCGCGCTCGAGACCGAGTCCGCGCATCGAGTCGTCACCAATGCGTTCTCGAAGTCGATGGCGATCACCGGCGTCCGCGTGGGCTATGCGATCTTCCCGTCGGAACTCGTCGATGCAGCCAAGAGCCGCCACATGCTGGTCAACGTCGCGACCACCCGGCCCGGCCAGTACGCCGTCCTGAAGGCGCTCCGCGAGACGCCGCCCGAGTACCACGAGCGCAACCGCCAGCGGCTCCGCGAGCGTGTCGCGACGTTCACCGACGCGCTCGAGGCCGCAGGAGCCGAATACACCACGCCGAGTGGCTCGTTCTACGTGATGGCCCGCTTCGACGGCTATCCCGGGACTCTCGAGAACGTCGAGCGGCTGATCGACGAGGCCGGCGTTGCGGGGATGCCCGGCGAGGCCTTCGGCGACTCGCGGGCCGACTGGCTGCGGTTCGCGCTCGTCACGCCGCGGGTCGAGGAGGCAGCCGAGCGGTTAGCGGCGTTCTTCGATTGA
- a CDS encoding DUF5789 family protein, with protein sequence MSDEDDEAEPAVALGERTRVEGAPLARVSSRLTWPKEKSEVDRLEGDAIIRTPDGPRELSDVLESVDETYFQRHQEFERHVRDVIGTGPVPTADE encoded by the coding sequence ATGAGCGACGAGGACGACGAGGCAGAGCCGGCGGTCGCACTCGGCGAGCGAACTCGCGTCGAAGGCGCGCCGCTCGCCCGCGTGAGTTCGCGACTGACCTGGCCGAAAGAGAAGAGCGAAGTCGACCGCCTCGAGGGCGACGCGATCATCCGGACGCCTGATGGCCCCCGCGAACTGTCCGACGTTCTCGAGTCGGTCGACGAGACGTACTTCCAACGCCATCAGGAGTTCGAACGCCACGTTCGTGACGTGATCGGTACCGGGCCGGTTCCGACGGCCGACGAGTAA
- the nreA gene encoding DNA repair protein NreA, whose translation MRLDDYIEELEPDEEAERRRLAKEKSYAITDHLAEFEQRFDDALSGDTLVGSTSPSIFVGRSNYPDIPVGLLSPVGDEDAAEEYVTDGDWYRQGYAIDDVLQRRTGLLNSSKRANVDSPSIASRLTPNVHDAWDGFVGVQREVAIADRPVDLEIGLDDTPDLGLDTGTDVATPRGPRANARNADLTENPHVPRPVKKTLEDDDWQAEGAMTYLYRRGFDVYEINSILSAGALGQTKQRRLVPTRWSITAVDDTVGKYLRGRIRNAPSIDEVQVWANEYVGNRYWIVLAPGNWEFELVEMKAPGSIWNPDPEDNVWMASASEGYEGRSSYVEETAGAYYAARLGVLEHLESIGRQAKCLVLREVSDDYWAPVGVWQVRESVRNAFDGEYGEAETFHEAVAEVVTQLPVSHARLRRKSELAAGLQSNLSAFLRSN comes from the coding sequence ATGCGCCTCGACGACTACATCGAGGAGTTAGAGCCCGACGAGGAGGCCGAACGGCGCCGCCTCGCTAAGGAGAAGTCCTACGCGATCACGGACCACTTAGCGGAGTTCGAACAACGGTTCGACGACGCGCTGAGCGGCGACACCCTCGTCGGCTCGACCTCGCCGTCGATCTTCGTCGGGCGGTCGAACTATCCGGATATCCCCGTCGGACTGCTCTCGCCCGTCGGCGACGAGGACGCCGCCGAGGAGTACGTCACCGACGGCGACTGGTACCGGCAGGGGTACGCCATCGACGACGTGCTCCAGCGCCGGACGGGCCTGCTGAACTCGAGCAAGCGCGCCAACGTCGACTCGCCCTCGATTGCGAGCCGACTGACGCCGAACGTCCACGACGCCTGGGACGGCTTCGTCGGCGTCCAGCGCGAGGTCGCCATCGCAGACCGGCCGGTCGATCTCGAGATCGGACTGGACGACACGCCGGATCTCGGCCTCGATACCGGCACCGACGTGGCGACGCCGCGGGGACCCCGCGCGAACGCTCGGAACGCGGACCTCACTGAGAACCCCCACGTCCCCCGACCGGTCAAGAAGACCTTAGAAGATGACGACTGGCAGGCCGAGGGGGCGATGACCTACCTCTACCGGCGCGGCTTCGACGTCTACGAGATCAACTCGATCCTCTCGGCGGGGGCGCTCGGGCAGACGAAACAGCGCCGACTCGTCCCGACGCGGTGGTCGATTACCGCGGTCGACGATACGGTCGGCAAGTACCTGCGCGGGCGCATCCGAAACGCGCCCAGCATCGACGAGGTGCAGGTGTGGGCCAACGAGTACGTGGGCAACCGCTACTGGATCGTCCTCGCGCCCGGCAACTGGGAGTTCGAACTCGTCGAGATGAAAGCGCCCGGCAGCATCTGGAACCCCGACCCCGAGGACAACGTCTGGATGGCCAGCGCCTCGGAGGGGTACGAGGGGCGCTCGAGCTACGTCGAAGAGACCGCGGGCGCTTACTACGCAGCGCGACTGGGCGTCCTGGAGCATCTCGAGTCGATCGGTCGACAGGCGAAGTGTCTTGTCCTGCGGGAAGTCTCCGACGACTACTGGGCCCCTGTCGGCGTCTGGCAGGTCCGCGAGAGCGTCCGCAACGCCTTCGACGGCGAGTACGGCGAAGCGGAGACCTTCCACGAGGCGGTCGCGGAGGTGGTGACGCAGTTGCCGGTCTCCCACGCGCGGCTCCGGCGGAAGTCGGAGCTCGCGGCCGGCCTCCAATCGAATCTCAGCGCGTTTTTGCGATCGAACTGA